The Verrucomicrobiia bacterium genome has a segment encoding these proteins:
- a CDS encoding type II secretion system protein, which produces MKAPIHSQIPARGFTLVEMIGVLAIIAVLASLLLPRIFAAINDARVTSAALAINSIRSASMTYFGKYGRFGDVNGAPITDLTTPAAGNWAQEVLLRGGYLERPFTTKISDGAYLYLTNCVTPGTDPTGANDAYNFDGQPPDNDASGGRYVLQAVLENVALEDARELNRKLDGDEFGEGNGTNPVDNRGRVKYNFTGAQSGTVKIYIAHR; this is translated from the coding sequence ATGAAGGCTCCCATCCACTCCCAAATCCCCGCCCGCGGCTTCACCCTTGTCGAGATGATCGGCGTCCTCGCCATCATCGCCGTTCTCGCATCCCTGCTGCTGCCGCGAATCTTCGCCGCCATCAACGACGCGCGCGTCACCAGCGCCGCGCTCGCCATCAACTCCATCCGTTCCGCCTCGATGACGTACTTCGGCAAATACGGCCGCTTCGGTGATGTCAACGGCGCGCCGATTACCGACCTGACCACGCCGGCGGCCGGCAATTGGGCGCAGGAGGTCCTGCTGCGCGGCGGCTACCTGGAACGGCCGTTCACCACCAAAATCTCGGACGGCGCCTACCTGTACCTGACCAACTGTGTCACCCCGGGCACCGATCCCACCGGCGCCAACGACGCCTACAACTTCGACGGCCAGCCGCCAGACAATGATGCCTCCGGTGGACGCTACGTGCTGCAAGCCGTCCTGGAGAACGTCGCGCTGGAGGACGCGCGCGAACTCAACCGCAAGCTGGACGGCGATGAGTTTGGCGAGGGAAACGGAACCAACCCCGTGGATAACCGGGGGCGCGTGAAGTACAACTTCACCGGGGCCCAAAGCGGCACGGTCAAAATCTACATCGCCCATCGCTGA
- a CDS encoding type II/IV secretion system protein: MKPAPSDPGLGERLLAEGLLTQEQLALAESERRRRGGGLLDVVASLAFASPDTLCEFVARVSGSHRADLASCPPRPELLDVLPAPLARRLRVVPVAWADGRLTIATADPFNVVALDLVRQSVGCDVEVVTASEREILGALDRMEATGPSLHESIERSALEVPEPPATSLAAEPAAGPEGPEAPVIALVHQMIERAVGAGASDLHVEPGETSVSLRLRVDGLLRHDVLIPKSLQAAVTSRLKLLGDMDVTETRRPQDGRATVRVDRQPINLRLSTLPTRFGESVVLRILDPTSQGLGLAQLGLPGAMDRTVRNLLATPHGVLLVTGPTGSGKTTTLYALLQELNRPDLGIFTLEDPVELTLPGIRQTQIQEDIGLTFGTALRSLLRQDPDVILVGETRDAETAGLMIRAALTGHLVFSTLHTNDAPGAIPRLLDLGIEPCLIPDSLVAVLAQRLVRRLCLQCRRPVADPGRVAAEHRPSPPNGTALELWQAVGCPACRNTGYRGRQALFELLVPDERFHDAVMRRAPHSEFLRLAREQGMEGLFEDGWRRVLDGTTTLAEVITVTRPPEARP, from the coding sequence ATGAAGCCCGCCCCCAGCGATCCCGGCCTTGGAGAACGCCTTCTGGCCGAAGGCCTCCTGACCCAGGAGCAGCTCGCCCTCGCGGAATCCGAGCGACGACGGCGCGGCGGCGGACTTCTCGACGTGGTCGCATCCCTCGCCTTTGCCAGCCCGGACACGCTGTGCGAATTCGTCGCCCGCGTGTCCGGGAGCCACCGGGCCGACCTGGCATCGTGTCCACCCCGTCCGGAGCTGCTGGACGTCCTCCCCGCCCCGCTGGCCCGCCGGCTGCGCGTTGTCCCCGTCGCCTGGGCGGACGGGCGCCTGACGATCGCCACCGCCGATCCGTTCAACGTGGTGGCCCTTGACCTCGTGCGGCAGTCGGTGGGATGCGACGTCGAGGTCGTCACGGCATCCGAGCGCGAAATTCTGGGCGCGCTGGACCGAATGGAAGCCACCGGTCCAAGTCTTCACGAGTCCATCGAACGGAGTGCCCTCGAGGTCCCCGAACCACCGGCCACGAGCCTGGCCGCCGAACCCGCTGCCGGCCCCGAGGGTCCGGAGGCACCGGTCATCGCCCTGGTCCATCAGATGATCGAGCGCGCCGTCGGCGCCGGCGCCAGCGACCTGCACGTCGAACCCGGGGAAACCTCGGTGTCCCTGCGGCTCCGGGTGGACGGTCTCCTGCGGCACGACGTGCTGATCCCCAAGTCGCTGCAGGCCGCAGTGACCTCCCGGTTGAAGCTCCTGGGCGACATGGATGTCACCGAGACCCGGCGTCCCCAGGATGGCCGGGCGACCGTGCGGGTGGATCGGCAACCGATCAACCTCCGGCTCTCCACGCTGCCCACGCGTTTCGGGGAAAGCGTGGTGCTGCGGATCCTCGATCCGACGTCGCAGGGCCTCGGCCTCGCGCAACTCGGCCTCCCCGGCGCAATGGACCGCACCGTGCGGAACCTGCTGGCCACACCGCACGGGGTGCTCCTGGTGACCGGGCCCACAGGGAGCGGCAAAACGACGACCCTCTACGCGCTGTTGCAGGAACTGAACCGTCCGGACCTGGGAATCTTCACCCTTGAGGATCCGGTGGAGCTGACCCTGCCGGGCATCCGCCAAACCCAGATTCAGGAGGACATCGGGCTGACGTTCGGAACAGCCCTCCGATCCCTGCTGCGGCAGGACCCTGACGTGATCCTGGTCGGGGAGACGCGCGATGCGGAGACCGCGGGCCTGATGATTCGCGCCGCCCTGACCGGCCACCTGGTATTCTCGACCCTGCATACCAATGATGCCCCGGGCGCGATCCCCCGCCTGCTCGACCTCGGGATCGAACCGTGCCTCATTCCGGACAGCCTCGTGGCCGTCCTCGCGCAACGCCTGGTACGCCGCCTTTGCCTTCAGTGCCGGCGCCCGGTTGCGGATCCCGGGCGCGTGGCGGCGGAGCACCGTCCAAGCCCTCCGAATGGAACGGCATTGGAGCTCTGGCAGGCCGTGGGATGTCCGGCCTGCCGGAACACCGGCTACCGGGGACGCCAAGCCTTGTTCGAGCTGCTGGTGCCCGACGAGCGGTTCCATGACGCGGTGATGCGTCGCGCACCCCACTCCGAATTTCTAAGGCTCGCCCGGGAGCAGGGCATGGAGGGCCTGTTCGAGGACGGGTGGCGGCGTGTGCTCGACGGCACCACCACCCTTGCCGAGGTCATCACCGTGACGCGACCGCCGGAGGCACGGCCATGA
- a CDS encoding class I SAM-dependent rRNA methyltransferase: MNLSTVLLKPGEADRIAAGHPWVYTNSMLRLTGPAADGDWVQVKDHRQRLLGTGFYNSKSRIAVRLLDRDRVPGDREFFSQRIAAAAAVRRRWLPGATSHRWINAESDFLSGLIVDRYEDVLVVQISSLGMERRKDLICEVLREQFQPRAILERGDPAARRFDGLEGVQGVLWGEAPDRTEMGMNGLRWTVDFAEGHKTGHYLDQQVNYASVGALAAGASEVLDCFTYTGGFALHAAQAGARNVLALDQSEAAVAAGRAHAEANGLAKQVQFEAANVFDWLKERTAVGRGERVIPRFDLIVLDPPSFTRNRASVPDALRGYKEIHLRALRLLKPGGVLATFCCSHHVHRNLFEEVILAAAFDSRLTLRRVASYTQSPDHPVIPAIPETEYLKGFAYERVR, from the coding sequence ATGAATCTTTCCACGGTCCTGCTCAAGCCGGGCGAGGCCGACCGCATCGCGGCCGGCCACCCCTGGGTCTACACCAACTCCATGCTGCGCCTGACCGGTCCGGCAGCCGACGGCGACTGGGTTCAGGTGAAGGACCACCGCCAGCGCCTCCTGGGCACCGGATTCTACAATTCAAAATCCAGAATCGCGGTCCGGCTGCTCGACCGGGACCGGGTTCCCGGCGACCGGGAATTCTTTTCGCAACGCATCGCCGCGGCCGCCGCGGTGCGACGACGGTGGCTGCCCGGGGCGACCTCGCACCGGTGGATCAATGCCGAGAGCGACTTCCTCAGCGGGTTGATCGTGGATCGTTATGAGGACGTGCTGGTGGTCCAGATCAGTTCCCTGGGCATGGAACGACGGAAGGATTTGATCTGCGAGGTGCTGCGGGAGCAGTTCCAGCCCCGGGCCATTCTCGAACGTGGGGACCCTGCCGCCCGCCGCTTCGACGGTCTCGAAGGCGTCCAGGGCGTCCTCTGGGGCGAGGCGCCCGACCGGACGGAGATGGGAATGAACGGCCTGCGTTGGACCGTGGATTTCGCGGAGGGTCACAAGACCGGCCATTACCTGGACCAACAGGTGAACTACGCCTCGGTCGGTGCACTTGCGGCGGGGGCCTCGGAAGTCCTCGACTGTTTCACGTACACCGGCGGCTTTGCGCTCCACGCCGCGCAGGCCGGTGCCCGCAACGTGCTGGCCCTCGACCAGAGCGAAGCCGCGGTCGCCGCGGGCCGCGCCCATGCGGAGGCCAACGGACTGGCGAAACAGGTGCAGTTCGAGGCGGCGAACGTCTTCGACTGGCTCAAGGAGCGGACCGCCGTCGGACGCGGTGAGCGGGTGATCCCACGCTTTGATCTCATCGTGCTTGATCCCCCCTCCTTCACCCGGAACCGGGCCTCCGTCCCCGACGCCCTCCGCGGCTACAAGGAGATCCATCTCCGGGCGCTCCGGTTGCTCAAGCCCGGTGGCGTGCTGGCGACATTCTGCTGCTCCCACCACGTCCATCGGAACCTGTTCGAGGAGGTCATCCTCGCCGCCGCCTTCGACTCCCGCCTCACGCTCCGCCGCGTGGCCAGCTATACCCAGTCCCCCGATCACCCGGTGATTCCCGCCATTCCGGAGACCGAGTACCTCAAGGGATTCGCCTACGAACGGGTTCGGTGA
- the dnaG gene encoding DNA primase, whose translation MPHFSSPFLEQVRAASDIVDIVGAALPLKRAGSNFVCLCPFHREKSPSFNVHPGKQIFHCFGCQKGGDVFKFVELYENISFPEAVARLAERARIPLETERDPAAREVRGLKDQLLKLHEAIARRWQQCLENEAAGQAARDYLTRRGVPPEAVREFRIGAAPDAWDDTVNWARAKGFDTALCERAGLILRKEETGRLYDRFRGRLLFPICDEQGRVIAFSGRILAGDEKAAKYVNSPETPLFTKGRILFALDKAKRAILDAGHAVICEGQLDTIACHGAGIRNAVAPQGTALTAEHARILKRYVDEVVLCFDGDRAGRDASIRSFDALLGSGLAVRVASVPAPEDPDSYIRAHGAESFRGILASAEGYFDFLLRHLTLLHDPSTDRGRMTIVREMAEAVQKTGNAVLVDTYAQKAAQRLGVTVEAARIEFRKARRAPVATRDPEDTGGDANARHSEPSPQAPPPPALEQWLLKYVLLQPALSHFAALHLDPHWVTHPAVRRVIAMHFSLETGVAGLLATFEDDDEARTLVAAAATERREIPEPERQLADTILRLRNAALDREITALMARASETDPAGPGHHELLAALQDCRRRKRQPLEPLGDSVPPPG comes from the coding sequence ATGCCCCATTTTTCGTCGCCGTTCCTCGAGCAGGTTCGCGCCGCCAGCGACATCGTGGATATCGTCGGCGCGGCGCTGCCCCTGAAGCGCGCGGGATCCAATTTTGTCTGCCTCTGCCCGTTCCACCGGGAAAAGTCCCCCAGCTTCAACGTCCATCCCGGCAAGCAGATCTTCCACTGCTTTGGGTGCCAGAAGGGCGGCGATGTCTTCAAGTTCGTCGAGCTGTACGAAAACATCAGCTTTCCCGAGGCGGTCGCCCGGCTGGCGGAACGGGCCCGAATCCCGCTCGAAACGGAGCGCGACCCGGCCGCGCGCGAGGTGCGCGGACTCAAGGACCAGTTGCTCAAGCTCCACGAGGCCATCGCCCGTCGCTGGCAGCAATGCCTTGAAAACGAAGCGGCGGGACAGGCGGCACGCGACTACCTGACGCGGCGCGGGGTGCCGCCGGAGGCCGTCCGGGAGTTTCGCATCGGCGCCGCACCCGACGCCTGGGACGACACGGTGAACTGGGCGCGCGCGAAGGGATTCGACACCGCCCTTTGCGAGCGTGCCGGACTCATCCTGCGCAAGGAGGAGACCGGGCGCCTCTACGACCGGTTCCGCGGACGGCTCCTCTTCCCGATCTGTGACGAGCAGGGTCGGGTGATCGCGTTCAGCGGGCGCATCCTCGCCGGCGATGAGAAAGCCGCGAAATACGTCAACTCGCCCGAGACACCCCTCTTCACCAAAGGCCGCATTCTCTTCGCCCTCGACAAGGCGAAACGGGCCATCCTCGACGCCGGCCACGCGGTGATCTGCGAGGGCCAGCTCGACACCATCGCCTGCCACGGCGCAGGCATCCGCAATGCGGTCGCCCCGCAGGGCACCGCGCTGACGGCGGAGCATGCGCGCATCCTCAAGCGCTACGTGGACGAGGTGGTGCTGTGCTTCGACGGCGACCGGGCCGGACGCGACGCCAGCATCCGCTCCTTTGACGCCCTGCTGGGATCGGGGCTTGCGGTGCGGGTCGCGAGCGTCCCCGCGCCGGAGGATCCTGACAGCTACATCAGGGCACATGGTGCGGAGTCGTTCCGCGGGATCCTCGCGTCGGCGGAGGGCTACTTCGACTTCCTGTTACGGCACCTGACCCTGCTGCACGACCCGTCCACGGACCGCGGGCGGATGACCATTGTTCGCGAAATGGCCGAGGCCGTGCAGAAGACAGGTAATGCGGTGCTGGTGGACACCTACGCGCAAAAGGCGGCGCAGCGCCTCGGGGTGACCGTGGAGGCGGCCCGGATCGAATTCCGAAAGGCGCGCCGCGCACCGGTGGCCACCCGCGATCCCGAAGACACCGGTGGTGACGCCAACGCCCGGCACTCGGAGCCTTCGCCGCAGGCGCCGCCGCCACCGGCCCTGGAACAATGGCTGCTCAAATACGTCCTGCTTCAGCCCGCACTCTCTCATTTTGCGGCGCTGCATCTGGATCCGCACTGGGTCACCCATCCGGCCGTGCGCCGGGTGATCGCCATGCACTTCTCCCTCGAAACCGGTGTGGCCGGTTTGCTCGCAACCTTTGAGGACGACGATGAGGCCCGCACGCTGGTGGCGGCGGCGGCGACCGAGCGGCGGGAGATTCCGGAACCCGAGCGGCAGCTCGCCGACACCATCCTTCGCCTGCGCAACGCAGCGCTCGACCGCGAGATCACCGCACTCATGGCGCGCGCCTCGGAGACCGACCCGGCCGGACCCGGGCACCACGAGCTGCTCGCAGCGCTCCAGGACTGCCGCCGTCGCAAGCGCCAGCCGCTGGAACCGCTCGGCGACAGTGTCCCTCCCCCGGGATAG
- a CDS encoding type II secretion system F family protein, translated as MTLFTYRGVDAGGRTRCGRLHAADESSLEQQLHTAGIWLISATRTRMPRIPHRRRRRLPRNELAQFFGLMEFLSRAGVPLVQSLDLAAQDAGRREWGALYTDLRLGVESGRTLASAMEQHPEVFPTDITHLIRAGETGGSLPEAFAELRRTLEWRERVASEIRQATAYPATVLGVAACFVLVLFTFVVPKFVVLLAAVKVSLPWPTRVVFGASEWIRVAADAWFGWLRRRNEL; from the coding sequence ATGACGCTGTTCACCTACCGGGGCGTGGACGCCGGCGGACGGACACGGTGCGGCCGCCTGCACGCAGCCGACGAGTCCTCCCTCGAGCAACAGCTGCACACGGCGGGCATCTGGTTGATCAGCGCCACGCGGACCCGGATGCCCCGAATCCCGCACCGCCGCCGGCGGCGGCTGCCCCGCAACGAACTGGCACAATTCTTCGGCCTGATGGAGTTCCTGTCGCGGGCCGGGGTTCCACTGGTCCAGTCCCTCGACCTGGCCGCGCAGGACGCCGGCCGGCGGGAATGGGGGGCCCTCTACACCGACCTTCGACTCGGCGTGGAATCGGGCCGGACCCTGGCATCCGCCATGGAGCAGCATCCGGAGGTTTTCCCCACCGACATCACCCACTTGATCCGGGCCGGGGAGACCGGGGGCTCGTTGCCGGAGGCCTTCGCCGAGCTGCGACGCACCCTGGAATGGCGGGAACGTGTGGCGTCGGAAATCCGGCAGGCGACGGCCTACCCGGCGACCGTGCTCGGGGTCGCCGCCTGTTTCGTTCTCGTGCTGTTCACCTTCGTCGTCCCGAAATTTGTGGTCCTTCTCGCCGCAGTGAAGGTCTCCCTGCCCTGGCCCACGCGTGTCGTGTTCGGAGCCAGCGAATGGATTCGGGTCGCGGCGGATGCCTGGTTCGGATGGCTCCGGCGCCGCAATGAGCTCTGA
- a CDS encoding PIG-L family deacetylase, translating into MRFPKLAAVLAALLPGTAAGAEPDFLKTDLLGVFAHPDDETGAAGTLTLAALGQGLRVAAVYCTRGEGGGNMVGRQWGPALGILREMELRDCLAILGVRGCHFLDRTDFAYTESLSITLEKWGHERTLERLVRLVRTLRPDIILTMNPAPNPGQHGNHQAAGVLAIEAFDAAADPARFPDQLRYEGLGVWQVRKLYYGGPAGTGATVDLTQPLPDGRNAGEVAGVALSHHRSQGFGAFANSPWLRRPQHWTLVKSVVPFATDETDLRRGLPVDGDTPVPIPSEPPEPGPPRPEILFQPRPAVAWYRQWTREQGIASLAAQFTADLPVATGETNTLTFSVSHGAALSGATRIRFQVPDGWQADPPSMVLAHGAGGDPRWTVRITPPPGAEGDVEILAVAEDGDPALRGTARLHPVPTLRIPRISRPLSMKDADDADPAWAALPVHAIPESRTWQGRVTDPADCSGRFRVAHDGTRLFVEVRVRDDQVVSQIAPDDIQGHWRGDSVELCLDPTAGAEHTLGTFKLGIFPFDTTGVVRAARDADARPGRVEETSPETRLLSWRTPDGYAIRAAIPLADIGGLRRDAGQRLGFNVLIYDGDKADAAPGENINRSRLAWSPRPGVQGRPEDWGRAVLE; encoded by the coding sequence ATGCGATTCCCAAAGCTGGCTGCGGTTCTTGCCGCCCTCCTGCCCGGCACGGCCGCCGGTGCGGAACCGGACTTCCTCAAGACGGACCTGCTCGGCGTCTTCGCGCATCCGGATGACGAAACCGGCGCCGCCGGCACGCTGACGCTCGCCGCTCTCGGGCAGGGCCTGCGGGTGGCCGCAGTCTACTGCACCCGCGGTGAGGGTGGCGGCAACATGGTGGGGCGCCAGTGGGGCCCGGCCCTGGGCATCCTGCGCGAAATGGAACTGCGCGACTGCCTGGCGATCCTGGGCGTCCGCGGATGCCACTTTCTCGACCGCACCGACTTCGCCTACACGGAGAGCCTGTCCATCACGCTGGAGAAATGGGGCCATGAGCGAACGCTCGAACGACTGGTCCGGCTCGTCCGCACCCTGCGCCCCGACATCATCCTCACCATGAATCCGGCGCCAAACCCGGGTCAGCACGGCAACCACCAGGCCGCCGGCGTCCTGGCCATCGAGGCCTTCGATGCCGCCGCCGATCCCGCGCGGTTCCCCGATCAGCTCCGATACGAGGGCCTCGGGGTTTGGCAGGTGCGCAAGCTGTATTACGGCGGTCCGGCAGGCACCGGAGCGACCGTGGACCTCACCCAACCGCTCCCCGACGGCCGCAACGCCGGGGAGGTCGCCGGTGTGGCGCTGTCGCATCATCGCTCCCAGGGATTCGGCGCCTTCGCCAACTCCCCCTGGCTGCGGCGTCCGCAACACTGGACCCTGGTCAAAAGCGTCGTGCCGTTCGCAACCGACGAAACCGACCTCCGTCGAGGACTGCCGGTGGATGGCGACACGCCGGTGCCAATTCCCTCCGAGCCCCCGGAACCGGGACCTCCCCGGCCGGAAATCCTGTTCCAACCCCGGCCTGCCGTGGCGTGGTACCGCCAATGGACCCGGGAGCAGGGGATCGCCTCGCTGGCCGCGCAGTTCACCGCAGACCTTCCAGTTGCCACCGGCGAAACGAACACCCTCACCTTTTCGGTGTCCCACGGCGCCGCGCTGTCCGGGGCCACGCGGATTCGCTTCCAGGTTCCGGACGGCTGGCAGGCGGATCCTCCCTCGATGGTCCTGGCGCACGGGGCCGGGGGCGACCCCCGGTGGACCGTCCGCATCACCCCGCCGCCCGGCGCCGAAGGGGATGTGGAGATCCTCGCCGTGGCCGAGGACGGCGACCCCGCGTTGCGGGGAACGGCGCGGCTGCATCCGGTGCCCACCCTCCGCATCCCGCGGATCTCCCGGCCCCTGTCCATGAAGGACGCGGACGACGCCGACCCCGCGTGGGCGGCGCTGCCCGTGCATGCCATTCCCGAATCGCGGACCTGGCAGGGCAGGGTGACCGATCCGGCCGACTGCAGCGGCAGGTTTCGTGTGGCGCACGACGGCACCCGGCTGTTCGTCGAGGTGCGGGTGCGCGACGACCAGGTGGTGAGCCAAATTGCGCCGGACGACATCCAGGGCCACTGGCGCGGCGATTCGGTGGAACTCTGCCTCGATCCCACGGCGGGCGCGGAGCACACGCTGGGCACCTTCAAGCTGGGGATCTTTCCCTTTGACACCACGGGCGTCGTGCGCGCGGCCCGCGATGCCGATGCCCGTCCGGGGCGCGTGGAGGAAACCTCCCCGGAAACGCGGCTGCTCTCGTGGCGGACGCCGGACGGCTACGCGATCCGCGCGGCCATTCCTCTTGCCGACATTGGCGGGTTGCGCCGCGATGCCGGCCAGCGGCTCGGTTTCAACGTCCTGATCTATGACGGCGACAAGGCCGATGCCGCCCCCGGGGAGAACATCAACCGCAGCCGCCTCGCCTGGTCCCCGCGTCCGGGCGTCCAGGGCCGCCCCGAGGACTGGGGACGTGCCGTGCTGGAGTAG
- the aat gene encoding leucyl/phenylalanyl-tRNA--protein transferase, which yields MVWKLDDRLWFPDPTHARADGLVAIGGDLSPARLLLGYRSGLFPWTSGPVSWWSPDPRAVFPLERIHVPRSLDRSLRRGGFEVTLDRDFAGVIRACAGAYRGGSPTWITPEFIRAYETLHACGHAHSVEVWWDGELAGGLYGVALGGFFSGESMFHRVSDASKVAVVHLALRLRERGFTVFDTQMVTPVTRALGAVEIPRARYLQQLKEALHQPERW from the coding sequence ATGGTCTGGAAGCTTGATGATCGCCTGTGGTTTCCCGACCCCACCCACGCGCGGGCGGACGGACTCGTGGCGATCGGCGGCGACCTGTCCCCCGCGAGGCTGCTGCTGGGGTATCGCAGCGGACTGTTCCCCTGGACCTCGGGTCCCGTAAGCTGGTGGTCCCCGGATCCGCGGGCGGTCTTTCCCCTCGAAAGGATTCATGTGCCGCGGAGCCTGGACCGGTCGCTGCGCCGGGGCGGATTCGAGGTCACCCTGGACCGCGATTTCGCCGGAGTGATCCGCGCCTGCGCCGGCGCCTACCGGGGCGGCTCGCCCACCTGGATCACTCCGGAGTTCATCCGTGCCTATGAAACCCTCCACGCCTGCGGCCACGCCCACAGCGTCGAGGTCTGGTGGGACGGCGAACTGGCGGGCGGGTTGTACGGCGTGGCGCTCGGCGGTTTCTTCAGCGGGGAGTCCATGTTCCACCGCGTCTCCGACGCGTCAAAGGTCGCGGTGGTGCACCTGGCCCTCCGACTTCGCGAACGGGGCTTCACCGTGTTCGACACGCAGATGGTCACCCCCGTCACCCGCGCCCTTGGTGCGGTGGAAATCCCGCGCGCCCGCTACCTGCAGCAATTGAAGGAAGCCCTCCACCAGCCCGAACGCTGGTAG
- a CDS encoding choice-of-anchor L domain-containing protein: protein MNNKSSMRNAALFTLLAIAYVARLEGGISTTQATATQVAQTLVPSSSSLTLSSISSQGGSQQRGTFTALATDQVGNGNMTNGVILSTGNIASASSAQSTVASTSTSSGSNSAFTALMNGQTSGDVSYVEFTVYNPEYATRTIYLYFTFASEEYPDYVNNLFNDAMGIWVNGVNQATLYGDPITIENVNDQVNYLNWFNNYDSSLPRYRAANFVYGGYTFTWYITIQVPYNTSKTIRVGVADGNDTSLDSAVFLRTSISW, encoded by the coding sequence ATGAACAACAAATCCTCGATGCGCAATGCCGCACTTTTTACGTTGCTTGCCATTGCATATGTTGCCCGCCTCGAAGGGGGAATATCCACAACGCAGGCAACGGCCACGCAGGTTGCGCAAACGTTGGTACCATCAAGCTCAAGTTTGACCTTGAGTTCGATCTCATCGCAGGGAGGCTCCCAGCAGCGGGGAACGTTTACCGCGCTCGCAACGGATCAAGTCGGTAATGGCAACATGACGAATGGAGTCATTTTATCGACGGGGAATATAGCGAGCGCGTCGTCGGCACAGTCAACCGTGGCAAGCACCTCAACCTCAAGTGGATCTAACTCGGCATTCACAGCGTTGATGAATGGGCAGACTAGCGGTGACGTGTCGTACGTCGAGTTTACCGTTTACAATCCTGAGTATGCAACGCGCACGATCTACTTGTACTTTACCTTTGCATCAGAAGAGTATCCCGATTACGTGAACAATCTGTTCAATGACGCCATGGGCATCTGGGTTAACGGCGTCAACCAAGCTACCCTGTACGGAGACCCCATAACCATCGAAAATGTAAACGACCAAGTTAATTATTTGAATTGGTTTAACAATTACGACTCTAGTCTTCCTCGATATCGAGCGGCAAATTTTGTATATGGAGGCTATACCTTTACTTGGTACATCACGATTCAAGTTCCTTACAACACTTCCAAGACGATTCGGGTTGGGGTTGCCGATGGAAATGACACATCGTTGGACTCAGCGGTGTTTCTACGTACTTCCATTAGCTGGTAG
- a CDS encoding type II secretion system protein: MKRPGDDGRVLAFTLVELLVVMAIVGVLASLLLPAAARMTGRARSTACRSNLHQIGIGLRLYLDDHGNRFPIMINRSREALPVPTNSVEVVLGGRLGNRRVLQCPSDRSRFFEEAGSSYFWNFLLNGQRADGVRVLGVPVSGDGVPVFSDQDNFHAVLGPGRSKNHLYADGRVKHFFVLEPER, from the coding sequence ATGAAGCGTCCGGGCGACGACGGGCGCGTCCTGGCATTCACACTGGTGGAGCTTCTGGTCGTGATGGCGATCGTGGGGGTGCTGGCCTCCTTGCTCCTGCCGGCCGCGGCCCGGATGACCGGCCGGGCCCGGTCCACGGCCTGCCGATCGAACCTCCACCAGATCGGGATCGGCCTGCGTCTCTATCTTGATGATCATGGGAACCGGTTCCCGATCATGATCAATCGCTCGCGGGAGGCACTTCCGGTACCAACGAACAGCGTCGAGGTCGTCCTGGGGGGCCGGCTGGGAAACCGCCGGGTCCTGCAGTGTCCCTCCGATCGCTCCCGGTTCTTTGAAGAGGCCGGTTCGAGCTATTTCTGGAACTTTCTGCTCAACGGCCAACGTGCGGACGGTGTCCGGGTGCTGGGTGTGCCCGTGTCCGGGGACGGGGTGCCGGTGTTCAGCGATCAGGACAACTTCCACGCCGTGCTGGGCCCCGGACGTTCGAAAAACCACCTGTACGCGGACGGGCGGGTGAAGCACTTCTTCGTGCTGGAACCAGAACGGTGA
- a CDS encoding ATP-dependent Clp protease adaptor ClpS, producing the protein MPSVDMPLPETEILPESDAKETREPGFLVICWNDPVNHMAYVTHVFQTVFGWNRQKAEKHMLEVHQKGRSVLTRDGFERAEFLVHQLQKFSLQATLEPAGE; encoded by the coding sequence ATGCCGTCGGTGGACATGCCGCTTCCGGAGACGGAGATCCTTCCGGAAAGTGACGCCAAGGAAACGCGGGAACCCGGGTTCCTCGTCATCTGCTGGAACGATCCCGTCAACCACATGGCCTATGTGACCCATGTCTTCCAGACGGTGTTTGGTTGGAACCGGCAGAAGGCCGAGAAGCACATGCTCGAAGTGCACCAAAAGGGCCGGAGCGTGCTCACCCGCGATGGATTCGAGCGGGCGGAATTCCTGGTGCACCAGCTCCAGAAATTCTCCCTCCAGGCCACACTGGAGCCGGCCGGGGAATGA